From the genome of Fibrobacter sp.:
GCTGCAAAGCGCGCCGACAAGGCTGCCAAGGAAGGCCGCATCTATCTCGTGGAAACTGCCGACAAGGCTGCTGCGTTCGAACTCTCTTGCGAAACCGAACCGGTTTCCAACAACGAAGACTTCGTCGCTCTCGCCAACCTCGCCGTCAAGGCCGTGGAAACGCAGGCTATCTCCTCCGTCGAAGATCTCAAGAACGCTGTTGTTGACGGCGTGAAGATCAACGACCGCCTCCAGGACGTCCTCGTGAAGATCCAGGAAAACATCGACTTCCGCAAG
Proteins encoded in this window:
- the tsf gene encoding translation elongation factor Ts; its protein translation is MQITASLVNELRQKTGVGMMQCKKALTETDGDMDKAVELLRKQGAAVAAKRADKAAKEGRIYLVETADKAAAFELSCETEPVSNNEDFVALANLAVKAVETQAISSVEDLKNAVVDGVKINDRLQDVLVKIQENIDFRKFGELKKAPNTVFGVYSHMKGKIGVITELAFEGSADEAALKAAA